The Halioglobus maricola genome segment TCTACGGTCTTCATAGTGTGTCTCGGTTGTTTCGTGAGACGGGCCTCAGCCCGCCATTTGCCCTTCGGCGAATTCACGCCCGGCGATGATATGCAGGTGCAGGTGGAACACGGTCTGGCCGGCGCCTTCACCATTGTTGATCAGCAGGCGAAACGCGTCCTGCACGCCCAGTTGCTCCGCGACCTTACCCGCGGCCAACAGCAGATGACCCAACAGCGCCTGGTCAGCGCCCTCGGCATCTATCAGGCGGGGTATGCCCTTTTTGGGGATAACCAGCACATGCACTGGCGCCTGGGGGGCGATGTCATTGATGGCGATGCAATGCTCATCCTCGTAGATAAACTCCGAGGGGATTTCGCCGGCAATAATCTTTCCGAAAATGGTCTCAGACATACCTCAACCCAGTTTCTCGTCTGCGGTGAGCTGGCGCGCTTCAGATTC includes the following:
- a CDS encoding histidine triad nucleotide-binding protein, with the translated sequence MSETIFGKIIAGEIPSEFIYEDEHCIAINDIAPQAPVHVLVIPKKGIPRLIDAEGADQALLGHLLLAAGKVAEQLGVQDAFRLLINNGEGAGQTVFHLHLHIIAGREFAEGQMAG